ATCCGCGTCTGAGGAAAACTACCACTATACACACccccaagcagcagcagtcgtcgtcgtcgtcgtcgtcgtcgccgcctgctgctgcgctggccGGACCCTGTCCTCGCTTCTCCCAGTCATCCGctctgccggcgccgctgcaggaTCCCAGGATCCCAGACCCCCGACCGACACGAGTCTGTCAGGGGGTCTGcctgggagggagggaagaagACGACAGCGACTAACGCAGTaggccgacgagccctgccctgtccggcGCTAGCATTTCGTATCAGAACGAAGCGGCGTGGAAAAGCGCAACGACATTCCACCATGGAGACGGCGCGTCACCTCCCCGAATATACgagtcgctgccgcctcgccctcaaaGGCAAGGGCGCACCCCGGGCGAACgaccatgccatgccatgccatgcctgccaTGCGAGGCTCGTCCCGCTGTTGCGTCTTTTTGCATGTCTCGTCTCCAGCACAATCTCCCCCAGAGCTGCCTGGTGTAGCGGGCCCAGCCCCCAGTCGACGTCCGATAATGAGACACGGACTGACGGAGCGGGCACACCCctcccttgccttgcccttgccctgccgccccagatggccagcccaggccagggccgTTGCCCGTCGTGCCCCTTTTGGGCGGTTCCGTCATCCTGggccaggcgggcgtgcgtgGGTGGGTGATGCGGGcgaccaaaaaaaaaaatccagaaaaaaaaacccagaagcgcgggcgggcggcgcgtggtgCCAACGACGGGCAGTGACCTAAGCTGCGGCGGGGCCTTtgggcagggagggaggtcATTGTACCATGGGGGTTTAGTTGAGGTGTCTCCCCGCTGTCTTGCTCAACTCAATGGCAGCGCTGCTATGATGGAAGTACTTTGCCAAGGTACGGGCTCCCCACACccacccgcgcccgccgccgccgtgctgcgcagcgctgggctgggcagggcagggcagggcagggcagggcagcccaGCAGGGCAGCACCTTGCCATGCCATTGTagcccagcagccccagcccagcccagcccagccctcaACTGCCTCCAgtcctccagctcctgctcctccacTCCACCTAGTACTTcctctcatcctcctccagatccgcacacacacacacagacacacgcCTCGAGGTGgatccgcgccggcggcgtccagaCATTCCCACACGCCCCTCCACGCCCCCCCCGGTTCTTGACCACCCGCCTTCAAACCCAAACCTTTCTTTGCGTGCCCGAAAAACCAAccttgctgctggtgctggtgctggtgctttccacagcagccgcgccgtggagtgactgactgactgacggacggacgggcggacagcctgcctgcctgcctgacgACTACGTACTGCCTGCCATTGCTGCtcctaccttagtaccttacctaccttacctactactaccaccactactactactacgcCCGGATCCCACACACCCCGTCCGTCCTTTGACTCAACCACCTTTTTCTTCCACCGCCAGAATCTCTTTTCCATAATAAACACCAGCGCCGTCcgcagcaacaacgacaCACATCGCCCTGGCTCACATCTTCCTGGATTCCTTTGCTCGTGGACCGACGTACCACGACACCcgcatcgacgacgtgcgcCCCTCCCTTCCGACATCCATCGTTGGCGCAGCGATCCGTTgtcctgcccgccctgcctgcaGTCTGACTAAGTGGAAGAAGCCATCTGCCGGCACCGCAACAGGCGCCCTTTTTGGTGCAAGGAGCTGCTGCACCTCTGACGAcagacgacgtcgtcttcgctgcGGCTCTGCAGTGGACGCGCAAACATCAGCCACTGCGTCCTTCCAACCTGGCAAATTTCGACTCTGGGCCGCTTGTTGCAGCGAGTGAGCGCCCTTGATTCTCTGCGAACAGCTTCCGCCCTTCCCTTCCTTGGCCACCAGCAAACGACAGACACGCAACAACGCCAGGACCACCGATTCGCACCCGCCGTGCCGGGCTCGCCAATTTCGCGCCTCTTGCCTTCGAGTACGCACCCTCTGCTCTGCGACTctggtcgccgacgccctcctccacgcctTCGCGGAAAACCGCTAGCCGACGGGCGTTGCCCACGGGACACAGACTCGTCGCATCTCACCCACGCCCAGCTAAGCCCGCGTCCCCATCGTCTGCGACTTCCTGGCTGAAGCGCAACGAGGCCTCTCGGCCTGCATCGTACGCATACCCCAAAGCAGCGACTTGCATACgataccaccaccaccagctgCTGCCACCTCACCACTCCCACCCGCGACATTGGGCCTCTCTCGAACCTGGCAGAGACGGCGAGATCTGCCCCTAGCTCCCGTTCCCGCTtccgacaccaccaccaccaccaccaccaccatcacgccgccgccgccgccgcccaccactcCTGGACCTTTGGCTGGGTCGATTATCTGTCGCGAACTGCggagcctgctgctggacaGTTGgtgctcctccttctgcaCAGTTCACAAACCCGCTGGCgttgcctgctgctgctcttgtcGTGACGCCGGCCCCATTGGCAAGAAGTCTGCAAGACACGCatcgccagcagctccaaTACGACCCCTGGCCAGGTGAACAGCCACCGCGCCGCGGATCTGCTATTTCTGACCACTTCCCCGCATTCTGTTCCTGCCCCGGCCCGTCCCAACATGCATGCCGGAGCACATCTGGTCTTATAAATGTCGACACTGCCTTCATAGGCGTGCACCGGGCTCGCTTGCTGTGTGTCTCGTGCTCCTTCGGCACGATTGATGTCGGGCGACCTGGACTCCAACCCAATGACTTCGACACAATCCGTGGACCCTAcaaggtcctcgtcgcttTCTATCCAGCTTCGGTGCGCTCGTCCGAGCCACGTCCAAACAAACCTGCCGCTATCAGAGCAACATCAACTACAACACCAATCCCACTCTGCTGCGCACCAGCAATCATCCGCTTCCGCCGCTCCCGTTCCCGTTTCAGCCATAAGCTCCTCCTCTGTGGCCTCAAGCTCACGCCACGGCTCGCCCATCATGTCTCCAGAGACCGCAGTCTTGACGAGGAATTCTTCAATACAGGCATCCCCGGAACCCATTCGTCCAAAAGACGAGGACCAATTTCCTTCCAGCTTTCAGCTTCCCGACTCCATCTTATCACGAAAACCTAGTGCCAACTCGCTCGGCCACAGCTGGCTCAGCAGCACGACCAGTCCCATTGCCGAGGCTGCATacaacaacagcaccaccatcaactCCCTACCAAGCAACGCaccctcgacgtcctccGTCAATGCCGCTCCGTCCAAGGGCAACATCATCCGTCGCATCTCTAGCCGAGCGTCAAGGAGCATcaccagccggcggcgccagtcATCTGCCACCCCTGCCAGTCGCGATGGAAGCGTAGGCCCTTGCTTCCTCAGGCGTCGGAGTGACAGCAATACCACCGCCCCGCCAgaatgcggcggcgccgtgtccaCGGACTCTGAGTCGGACCTGGATGAGCGCGAGGACTTCGCGTCAATCAAGTCCTTGTATCTCGATGGCATGCCCCGGGGTTCGTCTGCCAACAGCACTACGGGATCCATCCCGGGGAGCTCCAATAACATGGCTGGTCCTGTCATTCCCCTGCAGCTTCAGCGTGGAACCTGGTTGCGGAAAATTTCCAAAAAAAATCGCTCCAAGCGAATTCGCCTCGTCTACGAGCCCGAGACGAACAAGCTCACTTGGGATCGGGCGAGGCCCAACAAGTTtctccacgtcgacgagattCGAGAAATTCGCACGGGCTCCGACATCCAGCAGTATGGCCGCGACTTCAACATCCCTGAGTCTGAGCGCTCTACCTGGTTCTCCATCCTCTATTCTATTCCTGAAAAGTCAAAGACAAAGTTCCTTCATCTCATCGCTGATGACGTCGAGACGTGCTCTACTTGGACCACCTTCTTGAACGCCATGCTCAAGCACCGACAGGAGGCCATGACATCTCTCATGTCGTTCAACGACCGAGCCATTGCGCAGTACTGGCACAGTGAGATGATGAGGCAATTTGGCGATCAGCCGCGAGGGGACGCGCAAGAGGAGATGGACATTGCGGGAGTCATGCAGGTCTGCCAAAACCTGCACATGTACAGCTCTCAGTCCACTCTACAGGCCAACTTCCGCCTCTGCGACGCCAGGCGTCGCGAACGCCTGAACTTTTCTGAGTTTCTCAACTTCGTCCGGCTTATGAGGCAGCGGTCAGATATCCAACGCATCATCCGTAGCATTGCGGCCAAGCCGCAGGCTGGACTGACGTTGCCGGAGtttctttcctttcttcGCGACGTGCAGGGGGAAGACGTCGACTCCAACATAGCTATGTGGGAGAAGCACTTTTACAAGTTCGTCCGCAAGCACAGAGCCGGGGATGTTGACGTTTTCGATGCggacagcgccgccaacatcATGTCGGAGGCGGCTTTCGTCGCCTTTCTCTCCTCTCAGCACAATGGCCCGCTGGCCGATGAGCCCCAAGAATACACTCTCGACAGACCCATGAACGAGTACTTCATCTCAAGCTCTCACAATACCTACCTCATCGGCCGCCAGGTTGCCGGACAGTCGAGCGTTGAGGGATACatcgccgctctcgcccgaggctgccgctgcgtcgaggtcgactgCTGGGACGGATCCGATGGCCAGCCGCAGgtcgtccacggccgcaCGCTCACCACGGCCATCAGCTTCCAGGAGGTCATGACGACCATCAACAAGTACGCCTTTGTCAAGTCGAGCTTCCCCTTGTGGATCTCCCTCGAGGTTCACTGCAGCCCCATGCAGCAGGCCTTGATGGTGGACATCATGAAGGAAGCTTTCGGCGTGCGTCTCGTCACGGAGCCTCTCGACCCGACATCAGACaagttgccgtcgccgtcggagcTTATGGAGCGGATCCTCATCAAGGTTAAGAAGCCTGGTGGCAACCACGACAGCTCTGTCGCCGATGTCACCGGcaggcgccgaggaagcAGCCTCGGCTCTCCTCTCTCTAGACCCACTGTCCCGGACACGAGCGCCTTCACGCCTTCCCAGTCATTGCCACAGAGTCCGCTTCTCGCTGCCAGCAACCAAGCTCGCCGTCTGGTGAGCAAGAGTCGCGTCAACACCATTACCGAAGGTGAGGTGCACGAGCtcatgagcagcagcaccagcgatAACGAGAGCGGTAGCGAGATTGGCACCATCGGGAGATCGGCAAACAAGACGACCAAGGTGCTGGGTGCCTTGGGCGTGTACTGCGCCGGCGTCAAGTACTTTGGGTTCGATAGTCCGGCCGCCAAGGCTTTCAACCACATCTTTTCCTTCATGGAGACAAGCTTTGCCAAGCACTCCCGCACCAAAGAAGCCAAGATGGCCTTGGACATCCACAACATGCGGTACCTGATGCGAGTCTACCCCGACAGCCGAAGGTTTGCGTCAAGCAACTTCGATCCGCTCATCTactggcgccgcggcgtgcaAATGGCCGCGCTCAACTGGCAGACGTTCGACCTAGGCACTCAGCTCAACCATGCCATGTTCGAGGGCGGCAGGGACGAGTCGGGCTACGTCTTGAAGCCACCTGAGCTGCGCGACATTCAGGTCCGGCCGTATGACTTGGCCATCGCTGAGGGCAAGAAGGAGCGGTCTGTCGTGTCCTTTACCGTCGACGTCATTTCGGCCCAACAGCTGATGAGGCCGCCCAAtctggcggccgccaagTCCATGGATCCTTatgtcgaggtcgaggtctTCCACGCCAACGACAAGCGTGACAAGAAGGAGGTGGGCTCGAACATATTCTACGAGGGCGACTCGCCGCTGCAGTTCCAGACCGAGGTGATTCGCGAGAATGGCTTCAACCCCATGTTCTCTGGCGGACAGTTCAAGTTCCAGGTGACGACGAAGCACCCTGAGCTCATTTTTGTGCGCTGGTCCGTCAAGCTGGCCAGCTACGGCGAGAGCTACAACAGCAAGGAGGGGGCTGCCATCGCCACATATACCGCCAAGCTCAAGAACTTGAAGCAAGGCTACCGAACCCTGCCTCTGCTCAATCATGCCGGCGACCAGTATTTGTTCTCGACGCTTTTTTGCAAAATCCAGGTCGACCCCATCGAGACGAAGCTCTTTGACGTCCCTTCTACGGTTCAGGACGTGAGCAAATTCAATCGCTTCGGGGGCAAGGTCTTTGGTCGCTCGAACGGGACTGTCAGCCCACGAAGTACATTTGAGAAGAGCAGCATGGACAAGAGCAGCACGGAGAAGAGCAGCATGGAAAAGAGCAGCTTTGACAGCTGTCCGTGATGCCCGCATTGGTCACACTTGTTGGCGTGCGAAGGGTCGTCATGACGGTGCAGAGCTTGCCGAGCAGCTGTGCAAGTCACCAAACAATTGCGTTGTTCACGCAAAGATGGTGCCATGACGATCACACACACTACGCCCAGTCCCACGATCGACTGCGATCCTGGCGCGCCACAGAGCGGTGGGACTGGCAAGCATATTTTCCCCCCTTTCTCGAGACTTGGGCCGATTCACCCTTGTCCGTGTACGACCATAGTTTTGTCGATTTGCAAGCAACACCTTCGTTTCTTCCCTTACTCTTCTACCACCAGTCTCTGGGGCCTGGCAAGGATTGAACCTTTCTTGGCTTTTCTTTTCCTCTTTGGAATTTCTCCTTCATCATTATTCCCTTTGTCTAAAGCTGGCGCACGAAAATAGGACGGAAAATACCCCCCCATGCTGGCGGAGTGCTATACAGAGTTGCTTGATTGTGTTGCTAGGGTGGTTTCGGGCTTTGCACGATGGCGGGGGTTGCATATACCATGATTGTTTTTTTGTTACAGGGCATGGGAAGCATAGCACTCGAACAAGGGCAAGATAGACAAGGAACGGGCATGGGCAATCATGTTTCTCTCCACTTTTTTTCTCCTTTTATGTTTTACTGTGTCTGTCTGGGCACATGTGCGTTGGGAATGCACGGGGCCGCTCAGGAGACGCTGCATGGGATCTTTTGGCGTTGAGCTTTTGATGCATTTGCGTTGGGAAGGGAGGAGCCGAGGATCGACGTTGTAACACGTGCTCCTTTTCCTTTTGACAAAAGACGTTGTTTATCCAGTGGCTCGCGCTGCATGACTCTTGGCTACTGTAGCCTCACGATGTGGGAAGTAGGGAGGGGTTGGGATTCGTTGTGGGGAGGCGTGGCTGGGGAAGATGCCTACATAGCTGAGCATAATACCAGTATTGGGAAAGACAACGAGCCGACCGACGCCCGAGAATGACAGTGATGTGTGCCGTGATCGTCGCGCGCCAGTGCTGGCGCGGAGGAATTGGGCATGACGTCGATGTGGAGTCGGGTCTGGTCGGTCATGACGATGGGCATGAAGGACGGAGATGGCGAGCGGGGCggaggtgtgtgtgtgtagcCGCGTGCTCGGACCTTTTGAATCTGCCTTGGATCGTCGGATGTCTGGATGCtgcggggaggaggacggaTATTTCGGAGGCATGGGGGACAAGGAAGCTGCAGTGATAAGCATACCTACTTGACGCAActggggaaggggaggggccgtggtgttggtggtgtgCTGTAGCGTGTTGTGCGTGAGTTGTTTAAGTAC
The genomic region above belongs to Purpureocillium takamizusanense chromosome 5, complete sequence and contains:
- a CDS encoding Phosphoinositide phospholipase C (BUSCO:EOG09260GIX~COG:I~EggNog:ENOG503NVPM); translation: MSGDLDSNPMTSTQSVDPTRSSSLSIQLRCARPSHVQTNLPLSEQHQLQHQSHSAAHQQSSASAAPVPVSAISSSSVASSSRHGSPIMSPETAVLTRNSSIQASPEPIRPKDEDQFPSSFQLPDSILSRKPSANSLGHSWLSSTTSPIAEAAYNNSTTINSLPSNAPSTSSVNAAPSKGNIIRRISSRASRSITSRRRQSSATPASRDGSVGPCFLRRRSDSNTTAPPECGGAVSTDSESDLDEREDFASIKSLYLDGMPRGSSANSTTGSIPGSSNNMAGPVIPLQLQRGTWLRKISKKNRSKRIRLVYEPETNKLTWDRARPNKFLHVDEIREIRTGSDIQQYGRDFNIPESERSTWFSILYSIPEKSKTKFLHLIADDVETCSTWTTFLNAMLKHRQEAMTSLMSFNDRAIAQYWHSEMMRQFGDQPRGDAQEEMDIAGVMQVCQNLHMYSSQSTLQANFRLCDARRRERLNFSEFLNFVRLMRQRSDIQRIIRSIAAKPQAGLTLPEFLSFLRDVQGEDVDSNIAMWEKHFYKFVRKHRAGDVDVFDADSAANIMSEAAFVAFLSSQHNGPLADEPQEYTLDRPMNEYFISSSHNTYLIGRQVAGQSSVEGYIAALARGCRCVEVDCWDGSDGQPQVVHGRTLTTAISFQEVMTTINKYAFVKSSFPLWISLEVHCSPMQQALMVDIMKEAFGVRLVTEPLDPTSDKLPSPSELMERILIKVKKPGGNHDSSVADVTGRRRGSSLGSPLSRPTVPDTSAFTPSQSLPQSPLLAASNQARRLVSKSRVNTITEGEVHELMSSSTSDNESGSEIGTIGRSANKTTKVLGALGVYCAGVKYFGFDSPAAKAFNHIFSFMETSFAKHSRTKEAKMALDIHNMRYLMRVYPDSRRFASSNFDPLIYWRRGVQMAALNWQTFDLGTQLNHAMFEGGRDESGYVLKPPELRDIQVRPYDLAIAEGKKERSVVSFTVDVISAQQLMRPPNLAAAKSMDPYVEVEVFHANDKRDKKEVGSNIFYEGDSPLQFQTEVIRENGFNPMFSGGQFKFQVTTKHPELIFVRWSVKLASYGESYNSKEGAAIATYTAKLKNLKQGYRTLPLLNHAGDQYLFSTLFCKIQVDPIETKLFDVPSTVQDVSKFNRFGGKVFGRSNGTVSPRSTFEKSSMDKSSTEKSSMEKSSFDSCP